One genomic window of Candidatus Beckwithbacteria bacterium includes the following:
- a CDS encoding SDR family oxidoreductase, with translation MSLKNKTILISGGNSGLGFEISKQLIRLGSKVIILGKNQNNLNLAVKKLKSPFASSMVCDLTNAEEIEKLNIGKLDILINCAGVIKYSPLEKHSITDIKNIIDTNLIGTILLTRQVLPILKKQNSGIIVNISSTSGLMTGGHAYESVYIASKFGVTGFTESLKKEMAEEGKNIKVLGFYPGGMNTPLFTKSGEDKDTTNFMDPAEIAKILVFMLQQPDAVSMDHIVVNRNKTAK, from the coding sequence ATGAGCCTAAAAAACAAAACTATTCTTATTTCTGGAGGCAATTCTGGTTTGGGGTTTGAGATTAGTAAACAATTAATTAGATTGGGTTCTAAAGTGATTATTCTAGGTAAAAATCAGAATAATCTTAACCTTGCAGTTAAAAAACTTAAATCCCCATTTGCCTCTTCGATGGTTTGCGACCTAACTAATGCTGAAGAAATTGAAAAATTAAACATTGGCAAGCTCGATATTTTAATCAACTGTGCCGGAGTTATCAAATATTCACCACTAGAAAAACACAGTATTACTGATATCAAAAACATTATTGATACTAATCTGATAGGAACTATTTTACTGACTAGGCAAGTTTTGCCAATTTTGAAAAAACAAAATTCAGGGATTATTGTCAATATTTCCTCGACTTCCGGTTTAATGACAGGTGGCCATGCTTATGAAAGTGTATATATTGCCAGTAAATTTGGCGTCACTGGCTTTACGGAAAGTTTAAAAAAAGAAATGGCAGAGGAAGGTAAAAATATTAAAGTCTTAGGTTTTTATCCCGGTGGTATGAATACCCCACTTTTTACTAAATCTGGTGAAGATAAAGACACCACAAATTTTATGGATCCAGCTGAAATTGCTAAAATTTTAGTTTTTATGTTGCAACAGCCTGATGCTGTATCTATGGATCATATTGTGGTTAATCGAAATAAAACTGCTAAGTAA
- a CDS encoding NUDIX domain-containing protein: MAERVAVLDYGNLDFIDRAKASSNVELTRLIVGLFVTTTDENGEFCVVLQRRSKHKKEFPDCLTFLVSGHVDEQDMYHVFALPQTLLEALTDTALLRESFEEIGITIEKFDETRCFDSEIRENNIPAKQMHIKTICIDRSVLGELRYNPEEVDGIEVVPLKKIIEQIKLSPEEREAGFEFTTPFEEFMRLVFNKLL; the protein is encoded by the coding sequence ATGGCTGAACGAGTTGCAGTTTTAGATTATGGCAATCTTGATTTTATTGATAGAGCTAAAGCTAGTAGTAATGTAGAGCTTACACGACTAATAGTTGGATTATTTGTAACGACAACTGATGAAAATGGTGAATTTTGTGTGGTTTTACAAAGAAGATCAAAACATAAAAAAGAATTTCCAGATTGTTTAACTTTTTTAGTTTCTGGCCATGTTGATGAACAAGACATGTATCATGTATTTGCTTTACCTCAAACTTTACTTGAAGCTTTGACTGATACCGCTTTATTAAGAGAATCATTTGAAGAAATAGGTATTACAATAGAAAAATTTGATGAAACAAGATGTTTTGATAGTGAGATAAGAGAAAATAATATACCAGCCAAGCAAATGCATATTAAAACAATTTGTATAGATAGGTCTGTTTTAGGAGAACTACGTTACAATCCTGAAGAAGTTGACGGCATAGAGGTTGTTCCACTCAAAAAAATTATAGAGCAAATAAAACTATCACCAGAAGAAAGGGAAGCTGGTTTTGAATTCACCACTCCGTTTGAAGAATTTATGAGATTAGTTTTTAATAAGCTTTTATAG